One window of Desulfovibrio subterraneus genomic DNA carries:
- a CDS encoding FxLYD domain-containing protein produces MSFCRLSAVLTLLLLIHGLSSSCLAAEPTLLLQNVRQYSLALQDETKVIVVEGQVRNNTGTTVPYIGVSAVFFDESGAVVGIMRQLCGRIYSVDELQQLTFQGVISRTRMTHHLHDGPPPVIPDDTIPFMVVYTGEELPHEFSVSAYVLDLGTER; encoded by the coding sequence ATGTCTTTTTGCAGGTTGTCCGCCGTTCTGACCCTGCTTTTGCTTATTCACGGACTATCATCCTCTTGTTTGGCCGCTGAACCTACGTTGCTGTTGCAGAATGTGCGTCAGTATTCTCTTGCATTGCAGGATGAGACAAAGGTGATAGTGGTTGAAGGACAAGTAAGGAACAATACCGGAACCACCGTGCCGTACATCGGGGTTTCTGCAGTTTTCTTTGATGAATCCGGCGCTGTTGTCGGTATCATGAGACAGTTGTGCGGCAGGATTTATTCTGTGGACGAACTGCAACAGCTGACTTTTCAGGGCGTAATCTCCCGCACCAGAATGACGCACCATTTGCATGACGGGCCGCCTCCTGTTATTCCTGATGATACGATTCCGTTCATGGTTGTTTACACGGGTGAGGAACTGCCTCATGAATTCAGCGTATCGGCCTATGTTCTG